The Microbacterium limosum sequence AGCGTTCCCGTGTCCTGCGCGAACCCGGCGGCGGCCGTCGCGAGGACGAAGATCACGAGCGCGAGCTGGATGAGCAGCTTCCGATCGACGAGGTCGGCGAGCTTGCCCCAGACGGGTGTCGAGATCGCCGTCGTGAGCAGGGTCGCCGTGACGACCCAGGTGAAGGCGGCCTGATCGCCTCCGAGGTCGTGGATGATGACGGGCAGCGACGTCGAGACGACGGTCGCGGCGAGCATCGAGACGAACATGCCCAGCAGCAGACCCGACAGGGAGGGGAGCACGCCGCGTCGCGGAAGGGGCGCGGCGGAGGCGTCGGTGGCGGTGGTGCCGGAGGTCGTGGTCATGCGGGCCCTTCTTCACGTGTGCGGGGCGCGACGACGTCGGCGCGATGGTTGATCTACGTCAACTATATGTGGATGTTTGACGTGGGTCAACAAGTTTCTCCGCGCGATGGCGCGCCGAACGGAGGCCGCTGCGCGCCGTGGCCACACGGGCGCCGCGATGCGGCTGCGACGCTCAGTCGGCGAGGGCGAGCGCGCGGAAGGCCTCCCGGGCGGGCGCCGGCTGCGGCATCCGTGCCCCCGTCGTCCGCCGATGCAGCTCGTTGATGAGCGAGGAGGCCAGGTGCACCAGTCGGTCGATCTCCCGCTCGTCGCGGTCGACCCACGCGCACCGGGGCTCGTCGCCGACCGGCACGAAGTCGATGTGCTGCTCCCATGCGACGAGGGTGCGCTCCGCGCCGAGCACGTGCTGCTGCCACCACACCTGGCGGAGGTAGGAGCGGGGGATCGAGCGCCACGCCTTGTTGGTCGTCTTGATCTCCGCGAGCAGGATGCGGCCGCCGGCCGTCACGGCCACCCCGTCGGGGGTCGCGAGGTGCCTCGGCTCGATCACCGCGTGGAAGAGCGCGCTCGACGGGCGGATGCCGTGGGTCGCCGCCACCCACGATGCGATCTCGGGCTCGCGGCGGCGCCCGTGGTCCGTGTACGCGTTGCCCGAGAACCGGGAGCCCAGGAGCTTCGCGTCGGCGGCCTTGCGGATCGCGTTCTCGCTCGTGAGCGTCGCCACGTCGGTGGCCGTGATGCCCCGCGACCGCGCCCGTACCCACGCGACCCGGTCGCGGCTGTCGGCCACGATCCGTGCGGCGAGTTCGGGGGTCACGCCCTCGACCCTAACCCCGCCCGCGCTGCGACGTCGGCCCGGCACGCGGGGCGCGGCGCGTGCCGGCGGGGGCGATCGTGGCGGGATTTGGCGGCGAGGCCGGCGGCGGGTAGAGTACCTGGAGCCGAAGACCGCCGGTCGTCGGTGCAGACGAGAGTCCGCACCGATCGAAGCACTGCACAGCAGGGGCCCGCGCAGGTGACACGAACGACATCCGATTCAGGATCGAAGCTCCGTGCGCTTGCGCTCGGAGCTTTTTTTGTGCGTGAGGGGGCCTCGGCCGGTGCCCCGCCATCGTGGGGCGCCTCGTACACACAAGGAGTGGCCATGGCGCAGAAGGATGCATCGGTCGCCGAGCTCTCGAAGAACTTCGAGGACTCGACCGCCGTACTGCTGACCGAGTACCGCGGCCTGACGGTTGCCGAGCTCAAGGAGCTCCGCAACAGCATTCGTCAGGACGCGGAGTACGCCGTGGTGAAGAACACGCTGACCAAGATCGCGGCGAACAAGGCCGGGATCTCGGAGCTGGATGACGAGCTGAAGGGCCCGTCCGCCATCGCCTTCGTCCACGGTGACCCCGTCACCGTGGCCAAGGGCCTGCGCACCTTCGCCAAGGCACACCCTCACCTCGTGATCAAGGGCGGCTACTTCGACGGTGCCGCCCTGACCGCGGATGAGGTCAACAAGCTCGCCGACCTCGAGAGCCGTGAAGTCCTGCTGGCGAAGCTCGCCGGTGCGATGAAGGCCTCGCTGTTCGGCGCTGCCTATCTCTTCAACGCTCCGCTGTCGAAGGCCGTTCGCACGGTCGACGCGCTGCGTGAGAAGCAGGAGTCCGCGGCCTGAGGGCGCGCGGCGTGAACAAACCCCATATCAAGGAGACACATCATGGCAAAGCTCAGCACTGAGGAGCTGCTCGACGCGTTCAAGGAGCTCACGCTCATCGAGCTGTCCGAGTTCGTGAAGAAGTTCGAGGAGACCTTCGAGGTCACCGCTGCCGCTCCCGTCGCCGTGGCCGCCGGTCCCGCCGCCGGTGGCGCGGGTGGCGCCGAGGAGGCCGCCGAGGAGAAGGACTCGTTCGACGTCATCCTCGAGGCCGCCGGCGACAAGAAGATCCAGGTGATCAAGGTCGTCCGCGAGCTCACCTCGCTCGGCCTCGGCGAGGCCAAGGCCGTCGTCGACGGCGCCCCCAAGGCCGTGCTCGAGGGCGCGACCAAGGAGGCCGCCGAGAAGGCCAAGGCTTCCCTCGAGGAGGCCGGCGCGACGGTCACCCTGAAGTAATCAGGTTCTACGCGACGACGAAGGCCCCGGGCATCCGCTCGGGGCCTTCGTCGTCGGTGCATCACACCGCCGCAAGCGTGTGCGCGGGCGGAGCGGTCGACGCGCGCACGACGAGCCTGGCCGGGGCCGAATGGCGCACGGGCCGCGCGTCGGCGCCGGCGATCTGCTCGAGGAGCAGTCGCACGGCCTCCTCGCCCTGCGCGGCCGGATCCTGCTCGATGGTGGTGAGCGTGAACATGTCGGCGTAGTCGTGACCGTCCACCGCCACGACGCTGAGCTGAGCGGGCACCGCGATGCCGAGCCGGCGGGCCGCGATAATCGTCCCGATGCCGATCTCGTCGCAGGCGGCGACGATGCCGCTGGGCCGGCTCGTGCGGTCGGCCAGCAGAGATGCTGCGGCGGCGTAACCGTCGGGAAGCGTCAGCGTCGCGGGCTCCAGCCTCGCGCTCCCCGCGAGCCCCGCCTCCGTCATGGCGGCCAGATACCCCGCCGAGCGGTCGTCGACGTCGCGCGCCGAGGGCTCCGACGGCGGCGTCCGCCCGAGGAAGGCGATGTCGGTGTGGCCGAGGGTGAGCAGATGCTCGGTCATCATCCGCCCGATCACGAAGTTGTCGACCCCGAGCGTCGTGATTCCCGGCAGCTCGTTGCCGATGTGCAGGAAGGGCTTGCCGTAGTCCCGCAGGCGCTCGATGTCGTCGTCGTCCGGCTCGAGGGCGACGGCCAGGACGCCGTCGAACCGCTTGCGCGCGAGGAAATGGGCGTAGAGGCTCTCGCGGTCGCGGGAATCGGGTTCTGCGACGAAGAGGGTCAGGTCGAATCCGGCGCTGATCAGCGATCGCTCCACGCCCTCGATGACCGAGCCGAAGTACCAGCGATTGACGCGGGGAACGATGAGCGCGATGTTGTGCGTGCGGCCCGTGACGAGGCTCGCGGCGTTGGTCGATGCGACGTATCCGAGCCGCTCGGCGGCGTCCCGCACGCGCGAGCGGGTGTGCTCCGACACGTAGCCGCGGCCCGTGAGCGCCCGGCTGGCGGTCGACTTCGACACCCCGGCGGCGCGGGCGACGTCGGCGATCCCGCTCATCGCGCCTCCTTTGGCCGACTCCGACTGGTTGGGTATGGAAACGTTTCCATCCGATCGTGGCACCTCTTTGTGCCCTCTTGACGATCGAAGGTGACGTTAGCACGCGTGATTTCGTGCGGTTCCACGAGGTTATGAAGTTGTGATCTGCCGTCGTTGTGGCGGGCCAGAGCGCTCATCTACGGTGAGCATGGAATCGATTCCCTAACCGTGTCCTGCGGCAAGGTGATCCACAGCGCGAACAACACGCGTACTCGATGAGGAGGACCAGATGGCAAACATGCGACGGGGCAGGATCCTCGTTTCGGCGTCGGCACTCGCGGTGGGCGGACTCGTCCTCGCCGGGTGCACCGGCGGACCTGGCGC is a genomic window containing:
- a CDS encoding YqaJ viral recombinase family protein, with product MTPELAARIVADSRDRVAWVRARSRGITATDVATLTSENAIRKAADAKLLGSRFSGNAYTDHGRRREPEIASWVAATHGIRPSSALFHAVIEPRHLATPDGVAVTAGGRILLAEIKTTNKAWRSIPRSYLRQVWWQQHVLGAERTLVAWEQHIDFVPVGDEPRCAWVDRDEREIDRLVHLASSLINELHRRTTGARMPQPAPAREAFRALALAD
- the rplJ gene encoding 50S ribosomal protein L10; its protein translation is MAQKDASVAELSKNFEDSTAVLLTEYRGLTVAELKELRNSIRQDAEYAVVKNTLTKIAANKAGISELDDELKGPSAIAFVHGDPVTVAKGLRTFAKAHPHLVIKGGYFDGAALTADEVNKLADLESREVLLAKLAGAMKASLFGAAYLFNAPLSKAVRTVDALREKQESAA
- the rplL gene encoding 50S ribosomal protein L7/L12, coding for MAKLSTEELLDAFKELTLIELSEFVKKFEETFEVTAAAPVAVAAGPAAGGAGGAEEAAEEKDSFDVILEAAGDKKIQVIKVVRELTSLGLGEAKAVVDGAPKAVLEGATKEAAEKAKASLEEAGATVTLK
- a CDS encoding LacI family DNA-binding transcriptional regulator, producing the protein MSGIADVARAAGVSKSTASRALTGRGYVSEHTRSRVRDAAERLGYVASTNAASLVTGRTHNIALIVPRVNRWYFGSVIEGVERSLISAGFDLTLFVAEPDSRDRESLYAHFLARKRFDGVLAVALEPDDDDIERLRDYGKPFLHIGNELPGITTLGVDNFVIGRMMTEHLLTLGHTDIAFLGRTPPSEPSARDVDDRSAGYLAAMTEAGLAGSARLEPATLTLPDGYAAAASLLADRTSRPSGIVAACDEIGIGTIIAARRLGIAVPAQLSVVAVDGHDYADMFTLTTIEQDPAAQGEEAVRLLLEQIAGADARPVRHSAPARLVVRASTAPPAHTLAAV